CCGTACTGCAGCGGCTGTGGTACCCGTGTTAACACGATGGTTGCCATTGCCTTTTTTTCACGGTGAAAGGCGATGGCGGCGCCCAGATCAAAATCAGTAAGCACATCACCGGAGATAATGATGAACGGCTGTCTTAGCTTTTCCTGAGCATTCTTTACGGCACCGGCAGTTCCGTAGTCGGCTTCAGCCGTAATGTAGTCCATGGTGATTCCAAACGCGCTGCCATCCCTGAAATGACCCGTGATGCGCTCGGGCTGGAAATACAGTACGCTAAGCATATCAGTTATGCCATGCTTCTTGAGCAGGTCAACGATATGTTCCATCATTGGCTTATTAGCAAGCGGAACCATGGGCTTGGGTACCGACATCGTGAGAGGTCGTAACCGCGTTCCAAAGCCCCCTGCCATAATAACTGCTTTTTGCATAACTCGAATTTACTCTTCTTCGGTGGAACGAAGTTTTTGAAGGACGCTAAAATCTTCCAGCGTGGTCACATCGCCAAAGGCCGTACTTCCGGAAACAAGCTCGCGGAGAAGCCGGCGCATTATCTTCCCACTCCGGGTTTTTGGCAATGCATCGGTAAACCGGATATCGTCGGGCTTTGCGATATGTCCGATTTCGGCAGCTACATGATTACGCAAAACCTGTTTAAGTTCATCCAGGTTAGCCGATGCCGCATCCAGCTTCAGGGTAACAAAGGCAACCAGAGCGTTTCCTTTGATCTCGTCGGGCCGTGCCACCACGGCTGCTTCGGCAACGGCGCGATGACTCACCAGTGCGCTCTCGATTTCGGCTGTTCCCAACCGGTGTCCGCTCACGTTAACCACATCGTCAACCCGGCCGATAATCCAAATATTTCCATTATCATCAATTTTAGCACCGTCACCGGTAAAGTACCAACCCGGGTGTTCGTTTGTTTTGGGAAACTCTGACCAGTAGGTATCACGGTACCGTACGTCATCGCCGTACACCGTTCGCAGCATACTCGGCCACGGTGCCTTGATCACCAGCAGGCCCGCCTGATGCGGTTTACAGCGTTTACCGTTACGATGCACCACATCGGCCTGAATTCCGGGTAGCGGCTGTGTAGCCGTGCCGGGCACAAGTTCGCTCAGGAACGGGAGGGGGCTAATCATGATGGTACCGGTTTCGGTCTGCCACCACGTGTCGACCACCGGACATCTTCCGCCGCCAATCACGCTGTGGTACCAGCGCCATGCTTCGGGATTGATGGGCTCGCCAACGCTGCCCAGAATTCGGAGTGTTGACAAATCATGCTTTCGGGGCCAGGACTCGCCCCAGCGCATAAAAGCCCGTATTGCCGTAGGAGCTGTGTACAGGATCGTAACGCGGTGCCTTTCGATGATATCCCAAAACCTGTCGGGATTGGGGTAATTCGGAGCCCCTTCATACATCATCACGGTGGTGCCGCAGGCAAGCGGACCATACACGGTGTAGCTGTGGCCGGTAACCCAGCCAACGTCTGCAGTGCAGAAGTACACATCGGTATCGTTCACATCGAACACCATGCGCATGGTGTACTGAGCCTGGGTAAGGTATCCGCCTGTTGTATGCACAATGCCTTTGGGTTTGCCGGTGCTGCCACTGGTGTACAGGATAAACAGCGGGTGTTCGGCGGGCAGGCGTTCGGGCTTGCTTTCAAGGCTTGCGGCCTGCATCATCTCGTGCCACCAGTGGTCACGTCCCGCCTTCATGGGCACCGAGCCATCGGCTCTTTGATACACGATAACGTGTTTTACGGTAGGAACTTTTTTTAATGCTGTATCAACGGCGCTCTTCAGTGCTACGGTATCACCGCGCCTGTAGGCAATATCCTGGGTGATCATGACAACAGCACCGCTATTGTTCATCCGTTCGGCCACGGCATCGGCACTAAAGCCGCCAAACACTACATTGTGCGTAGCGCCGATGCGGGCGCAGGCAAGCATCGCCACCACAACTTCCGGGACCATACCCATGTAGATCCCCACTACCTGTCCTTTTTTAACACCCAGCGACCGCAGCACATTGGCCATTTTATTAACGTCGGCAGCCAGTTGCTGGTAGGTAAGGGTGCGTATATCACCCGGTTCACCCTCCCAGATAATTGCTGCCTTGTTCTTGCGCCAGGTAGAGAGATGCCGGTCTAAACAGTTCACGCTTGCGTTCAGGCGTCCGTCCGCAAACCACTGCGCATGCGGATATTTCCACTGCAATGTTTTGGTAAACGGAGTCTGCCACTCCAACTCACGAGCCTGACGCGCCCAAAACGCAATCGGATCACGTTTTGCGCTCCGCTGCATGGTTGCCAGTTCATCCGCCGTCATCACAGCTCCTTAACAATGGCAGAGACCTGCTTAAACTCGGGTGCCTCGGCAGTATGCATTAGCTCGAACAGGAGTGACTCTGTGGTTGTGACAATTGCGCCCTGCTGTCGCATACGCTTAATAGCAACTTTTATGTCAAGCCGGTTACGGCTGCTTACGGCATCCTGGACCACGATGGGCCGGCGTCCTTGTTCCAGAATATCCATCACGGTTTGCAACACGCACACATGCGCTTCGATACCAAAGCATATTACAAAGTGTCCATAGCTGCCTAATACTGCGCCCTGGACGTCGGGATGTGCCGTGGCGGCAAACCCCATTTTCTCCAGCGGTGTGTACTCGCCCAACGCTGCCGCCACAGGAGCAATGGTAGATCCCAGCCCCTTGCTGTATTGCTCGGTAACATAGATGGGTACCCCAAGAATCCTAAGCCCCCTGATAAGAGCAACCG
This is a stretch of genomic DNA from Ignavibacteria bacterium. It encodes these proteins:
- the acs gene encoding acetate--CoA ligase, producing the protein MTADELATMQRSAKRDPIAFWARQARELEWQTPFTKTLQWKYPHAQWFADGRLNASVNCLDRHLSTWRKNKAAIIWEGEPGDIRTLTYQQLAADVNKMANVLRSLGVKKGQVVGIYMGMVPEVVVAMLACARIGATHNVVFGGFSADAVAERMNNSGAVVMITQDIAYRRGDTVALKSAVDTALKKVPTVKHVIVYQRADGSVPMKAGRDHWWHEMMQAASLESKPERLPAEHPLFILYTSGSTGKPKGIVHTTGGYLTQAQYTMRMVFDVNDTDVYFCTADVGWVTGHSYTVYGPLACGTTVMMYEGAPNYPNPDRFWDIIERHRVTILYTAPTAIRAFMRWGESWPRKHDLSTLRILGSVGEPINPEAWRWYHSVIGGGRCPVVDTWWQTETGTIMISPLPFLSELVPGTATQPLPGIQADVVHRNGKRCKPHQAGLLVIKAPWPSMLRTVYGDDVRYRDTYWSEFPKTNEHPGWYFTGDGAKIDDNGNIWIIGRVDDVVNVSGHRLGTAEIESALVSHRAVAEAAVVARPDEIKGNALVAFVTLKLDAASANLDELKQVLRNHVAAEIGHIAKPDDIRFTDALPKTRSGKIMRRLLRELVSGSTAFGDVTTLEDFSVLQKLRSTEEE
- a CDS encoding isochorismatase family protein translates to MRIDRTHAMAIAIDIQQRLIPHIYHNDILIPRTVALIRGLRILGVPIYVTEQYSKGLGSTIAPVAAALGEYTPLEKMGFAATAHPDVQGAVLGSYGHFVICFGIEAHVCVLQTVMDILEQGRRPIVVQDAVSSRNRLDIKVAIKRMRQQGAIVTTTESLLFELMHTAEAPEFKQVSAIVKEL